CTGCAATGCGAGTATTTCGCCATGGAGGGTCTGGGGCACCTGATCAATACTGTCCGGTTGATCAAGGCCAAACTGAATCCCTCCCTGACCCTCGGGGGTATCCTTTTGACCATGTATGACACCAGAAATCTGCTGTCGCGGCGGGTCAGCGAAGATGTGAGGAAATATTTTGGCGATAAGGTATTTAATGTCGTCATCCCCAGGAATGTCCGGCTGTCCGAGAGTCCCAGCCACGGCTTGCCGATCATCCTTTATGATATCAAGTCGCGGGGTGCGATTGCCTATATGGAGCTGGCACAGGAAATACTTTCCAACGGGAGGCTATAGATGCCGCAGAAAAACTCACTCGGCAAGGGTCTGGGGGCAATCTTGTCTTCTGCTGTTGACGATCTAAATACGAGGCCAACGTTTATAATTTGTGGTATAGAGGAACTCTACCCGAATCGTTTTCAGCCCCGCAAGGACTTTAATGATGAAGCTCAACAGCAATTGGTTGCTTCCCTGAAGCAATCCGGCATCATCCAGCCCATCGTCGTGAGAAAAACCGAGAAGGGTTATGAAATTATCGCGGGCGAGCGGCGCTGGCGGGCGGCACAGGCGGCGCGTTTTCAAGATGTGCCGATTATTATCCGGGAAGCAGGAGATATGGAAGTCGCGGAGCTATCCCTGGTGGAAAACATTCAGCGTGAGGAGCTTAACGCCGTAGAAGAGGCCAACGCTTATCAGACCCTGATGGACAAGTTTGGCCTTTCTCAGGAAGATCTTTCCACGCGGGTGGGCAAGGACCGATCCACTATTGCCAATACCGTGCGCCTCCTGAAATTGCCTCCGGAAGCCAAGACGTCTCTGATAGAAAAAAAAATTACCCCCGGCCATGCCCGCTCGCTCCTGGCGCTCAACTCGGCCCAGGAGCAGATGCAAGTTCTGCATCTTATTGTTAAAAAAGGTTTAAATGTCCGCGAGACGGAACGTCTGATAAAAAGTCTTAAGGAAGCACCGGACGGACGGACGAAGGCGCCTGCCGATCCCCAGATTGTGGAACTGGAAAAGAAGCTGTCGGCCCGCATGATGGCGAAGGTGCGCATCAAATACGGTAAAAAACTGGGTGCAATCGAGATTATATTTTCCGGCAAGGAAGAATTTAACCGCCTGATGAATATTCTCACGGGGGCAGATTAAATCTGGGGGAGGGGCTGATTTGCAATCTGTCCCCACTGCCGCAATATTATTGATGTTGTTGATAAGGTGTTGGTAAATTGGATCTATTGTGGGAAAAAAGCCTTAATATTATTAAGGAAAAAGTTAGTCAACAGAACTTTGATACCTGGATCAGGCCGATACGGATAGCCACGTTGCAGGATAACAGCATAATATTATCCGTGCCGAACCGGTTTTTTAAAGACTGGCTGGAAGACAACTATCATACACTGATTAAGGATAGCCTGACGTCTCTGGTGGGAACGACCATCCAAATTAGTTTTGAAATATCCCAACCCATGGAAAAAACACCTGAAACTTTAAATAATAGCCGCAGTAAGCACGACAGCAACTCGGCAGCCAAACAGTCAACGCACAGGATCAACCCGTCCCTCAATCAGCATTATTCTTTTGATCGCTTTATAGTTGGCACCAGCAATCAATTTGCCCACGCCGCCTCGGTCGCTGTTTCCGAAAAACCGGCAAAAAACTACAATCCTCTTTTTATCTACGGGGGGGTGGGCCTCGGGAAAACTCATTTACTAAACGCTATCGGCCTTTCGATCACGGCCCTGCATCCGCATCTGAACGTACTT
This genomic stretch from Deltaproteobacteria bacterium harbors:
- a CDS encoding ParB/RepB/Spo0J family partition protein, whose protein sequence is MPQKNSLGKGLGAILSSAVDDLNTRPTFIICGIEELYPNRFQPRKDFNDEAQQQLVASLKQSGIIQPIVVRKTEKGYEIIAGERRWRAAQAARFQDVPIIIREAGDMEVAELSLVENIQREELNAVEEANAYQTLMDKFGLSQEDLSTRVGKDRSTIANTVRLLKLPPEAKTSLIEKKITPGHARSLLALNSAQEQMQVLHLIVKKGLNVRETERLIKSLKEAPDGRTKAPADPQIVELEKKLSARMMAKVRIKYGKKLGAIEIIFSGKEEFNRLMNILTGAD